The genomic interval aaaaccTTGTTTTATATAAAGCCAAAAATACTCCAAGAGGTTATTCACTGTGTTTACAAAGTGCTAGAAGATTTttgtcttgtatttttctttttaaataatctgGCGTTACAAAAGAGTGGCTCCAAAGCCTTGACCACtagtagggagggagggagatgagaaGTGGTGTTTCAGGGGTTCTAGTGCCCAATATGCAGAAGTGGAGAGgtgcacatggggagaatcagCTGAAGTCAACTGACACACAAAGAAATTGGACTGGAATTCTTACAAACCCCTCCATGGAGGCACTAGATTATCACGGTGAACACCTCTTTCCCCTCGCCACAGACCCTACTCTCCAGTGGTGAAGGTCACAGCCAATTCCTTCAACAGCAGATTCAGAACTCCAGGAGAGGCCAGGGTGGGGTCCCAGAGGAATCTGGACTTTTCTGGCCAACACCTGCCTAAGGCAAAGTTTCTTATTACATAAATATCCttgttaaaaagcaaaatattgatTCTGTACAATAtaacctgttaaaaaaaaatcgtGCTTAAAAACAGCTCCTAGATaagggaggtggagagagggcaGAGAAAACAGCTaccaaaaagaatttaaagggCTACTAGGAAAGGTTTAGGGTAGTAGAATTCCAACTTAGGATAATATTCTATGAGCAAAAAAGTAATCACACCTGCTTCCCGGGTTTCCATTAACAAAATGACATTTGTAAAAGGTTGAAGGGAAAAATCTCATCGGTGCTCCTTTCCCTGACTCCCACCTCTTTAAGATTATGCAGAGATCATTTGGGCTGACACCTGGCATGTCATCCCTTACACTCAGCCCTGAATAGCTACTGTGCAGGGTTAGTGGTGCCTGCCTATTGCCACTATTAAGGACAGCTCATTGCTGACAGAGGCTAGAAGTGGTAGGGAAGGGGAACGTCACCCCTTTTTTCTGGTCCCTGATTCATCTTTGCTGCATGCCAGGGCTCCTGTCCTGGGCAGATGCCCCTCAGGCTCTCACGGCCTCAGTAAGGATACTGCAATGAGTTTGGGTACCGAGTGTAGGATAAAGCTACTCCTTTCAACAACCAGGTcaataaggtttttttttccccccaggggGAAGAGGGTGTTTAAGAAATGGCTGGGTGGCTGTTGtccaaaaaaagaagtgaaggcaGATAATATTCCTCTGCGCCAGCAAAGTTCACAGTGATGGGAAAATTCCTTGTGGGTGGTGTGAGCattgaaggaagagaagggaaaaaaatgaaagggagatAGGGTTGGGGGAAGACAAGACAGGTGGTGGGAGTAGGCCCCagttagttttaaaataattgctttgCTGATTCTGATTCTCAGTTTCCCAGCATCTCTTATGGGGAGGGAAAATTCAAGAGGGGGACAGGAAAGGACAGGCAGAGAGGACAGGATTCCTCTAATAGCCTAACTTTTCTATTCTGTGGCCAGAGACCCATTTGCCTCTATAAACTGAGGGTGTAGGGAAAGTGGCAGGCAAGGGGAAGAAGGTTGCTGGTTCTAGTGCCAAAGACCAGATATGACAAGGAAAACGGTAGCAGTCCCACTTGGATTCTCACATACCATTTCCTATAATACGAGTCCTAATAGCATGCACAGCATGCAGAAGGTAGCTGCGTACCAGGTAgatgctttttaaatataaaccttAATTAGTCCCTGGGACTCACTGAAACTTATTTTTAGAAGCAAATCACCTAGTCTGATTCTAATCTTGCCAGACATTTTAacatctggttttgtttttttaaaaggtatctCAAACTATCTTGCCTAAATTAAAACATGCTTACTTACTCCACATTGCTTCCAAACAAGGGCCAGGGAGCTAAATGTTAAGGCTTTCACCTCGAACAAGGAGTACTGGCCTGGGCTGAAGCAGAAGCCTGAGTCTTGGACCTGCTCAGTTCCTAATGATAAACCAAAGTAAGTCTAGACAGAAGAGGAGTCGGGAGGACtgatgagaggctgaggcagttccTTGGTAGTTTGTCCTGAAACCCTAGTGGAGAAGCCAGCAAGAGGCACTCAGTGGGAGAAGTGCCCCAAAACTGCTGGCTGCATCTGTAGGAGTTAACAGTAAAGAGGTAGAAGTGTGTTTCTGAATCAGAGTGGAGGGGTCTCAAGAGGGTCCCACAATGGAGGTCCCTGAGGTACCTCCCTTCCACAAGTGGGAAGCGCGAAACCCATGCAGAACTGAGATGAAGCAAGCCTGGGCAAAGACTTTGCTGTTTGTAGCATGGAGCCCCCAATTCAGAAGAGAACTAATCATGTATTGCAAGAAACCTGGCTGGACAACAGGGACAAAACTGAGGGGGGCCACAAGAAGGTCGAAGTTCTTTGCTGGAAAGCAGAGAAACCTATGCACAGTGGCCTGAGTCCATGGCAACTGCAACGTGGAAGCAGCAGAAAAATTTTGGTTTAGGAAGCAACAATGTATCCATAGATTAGGACTTAACTGCCCCATCCTAACTTTCTTAAAACTCTTGTTCCAACAATTTCACAACTTCCTGGGAAAGGGACAGGTAGGAAGGAGACAAATGAGGAGCTCATATCCTCTCCTCTGCTATCCACACCAACCTAGAACCCAGCGTCCCTCCTTCCAAGGTTAATAACAGCTCATGATGTTTAGGGTGGGGATCAGGGAATGGGGAGGTGATAAGAGTATGCGTGCCTTTAATTTTGTCCCTTCTCCAGTTCAAAAGGAGGACAAGGGGGTCATGATGTACTCGGAGAAAAACAGAACTGAAGACCTGTGAGAAAACTGCTCCAATCTTCTTGCCTGTCTCCTGTGGACATTGCCGAGGAAGGCAGGAACAGACGCAGTCATGGAAGATGGCAGAGACTGAAGCAGTCCAAAGTCAGTTTATTTCCCCACAGGGGAAAAATGTGACCTCAAGTGAAGAGAAGTCAGTAAGACCCGACTCCGCCTTGTAAACAGGGCTCCAGTTAACACCAGGTACCAAATGGTTCAGGCTGGTGCCAACTGGAATGGACTGGTGGGAATGGATTCACGGCGTGTAAACAGTGTTCACTGCAATCATTCTAAGGCTAACAGCTTGGCAAGGGAAGTGAAATGGTGTGTCTGAGGCGACTGTGTAAACGGTACCGTTGCTGGACAACACTGACTGGAAATGGAGGTGCTGGTACAGTAGGGATGGGAGTGGTGGGGAAGAACAGAGACTCTCTCTCCTGCCCGTTGGCTGAAAGCAGGCGATGAAGCCAAGTGACCTTCTACAGCAGGGCCTGACCAAACTGACTGCTGTGGGGTCTGCAGTTTGGGACCAGAAGGCGGacttcttgggtgatttctcttgAGGTCATCCAAGACGAAACCCTCTGTGTCTCCAAGAGCCCTCCCCCTTCTCCAAAGAGAAGGAGATTCTGACACTTTGGAGAAGAGGAGGACTAAGTGTGGCTCCCGATTCGgatcaaaaaagtaaaagtaaaaataccTGAAGTCCTATGGTATGAGATCTTTTCATGGGGTTGGGGCTCAAAACTCCTCCTGGAATTGATCCTGGAGCCTGAACCCCCAAACCAAGTGCTCCATAATGACactggaattttttcttttcaaacccGGCTCTGAAAACTCAGCTGCCTTCATGGGGGACACGGACGGGGTAGGTACTACAGCTCCCTGACAGAGCCAAAGACTGACCTGAGGGCCTCTGTGGGGGCTACTGGAATGCTTGGTGGAAACGAGGCAGGGTGGTGCTACTCAGGCCAGAGGTGAAGACAGGAGGCAAGGAGTGCAGAGGCCCAAAGTTCAGTGGTCCCCCGGCTCCTGGGGAATCTTGAGGCTGAGCTTGCAAAGTGGTAAGCAGGGGCTGTGCCTCAGCCTGGGAGTAGCCCATGACCAGGCCTCCTGTGGCACCAGGAGGGTTACATGGGGGCAGGTTGAGTGGAAGAAAGCCCAGTAAGTGGGAGAAGTCCACATTAGCAGCGCAGAGGGCCTCAGAGAGGTTAGCTGGGCTCTTGGTGAGCAGTGCTTCATCTAGGAGGGCCGCAGCTGCCGCCGGCTGAGGTGAGGCGGGCTGGGGTTCAGCGGATGAAAGAGACAGGCTTCCAGGAAGCTCCGCCAGAAAACTATCCACCTCCACTTTGGGCAATTTGTCAGGCAAGTATGAGGTAGATCCAAGCTGATATTTTGGAGGGAGCTGAGCTGGGGAAGAGATAGGTGAGGATTCCAGAGGGTAGCTCATACCCATGGGCAGTGTGTTGTGCACCAGGGAGTGTGGCATGCCCGCACTGGGCACAGTAGGGATGTGGGCGCCATACATACCCATGGGCAACATGCCAGGAAAGGCCTTGGCCCCCATCACGTCCCGAGAGGCCATGCATAGCACAGGACTCAGCTCTTCCTTCACGCTAACTGTGGAGCTGCAGCTGAGTAGGCCTAACATGTCCACTGGCTCTGTCTTGATCTTGAGCAGCTCCTGCGAGTGGCTCTTCTTAACATGACGTGTCAGGTGGTCCTTGCGGCCAAACCGCTGGGCACAGTACTGGCATAGGAAGTCCTTACGGCCTGTGTGTACCACTAGGTGCCGCCGCACATCCTTACGAGTATAAAACCGGCGGTCACAGTGGTCACAGGGGTGCTTCTTCTCCTTGACACCACCTGCTACTCGGCGTGAGTGGGCCTTTAGGTGCTCTAGCAGGGCCTGGGTACTCTCAAAAGTCTGCAAGCACACCTTGCAGCTGAGGTCACCACTGCTGGCAGCATGCATGGCCAGGTGGCGCCGGTAGCCCAGCTTCGTATTGTAATTCTTACCACACTCAGAGCAATGGAGGGCTTCTTTGTTAGGGTCATGAGTCTGCAGGTGGTTCCGCAGATGGTCCTTGCGGTGAAACATCTTATCACAGTACATGCACTGGTGGGGTTTCTGGGCTGAGTGGGTGGCCATGTGCCTGGGGTAGGGAGAAGAACGAGGGacgagagagaaagcagatcatAAGGGCTGAATGGACAACTAAGATGTCTGTTAACAGGAAACTAGATACAAAAACCATGGTAAAGCCATGCAATGGAATACTTTGCCACCTATGCTCTGTAGATATCCTTGTCTTGTCTACAAAATCATGTATGTTCTCTATTcttagcagcattatttgtagTAGCAAAAAAGCAGAAATGAGACTATCCAATCAACAGAGAACTGGttaaattatcattaaaatgactcaattttttgggggggttggggggcggcctgggtttgaacacgccacctccaccatatggggccagtgccttactcctttgagccctaggtgccgcccagcaaaatgacttaattttttttttttttaaataaggcacCTTGTATGTAACTACAGGGAACAAGCTCGCAAGAGATACAGTAAATGGGAAGAAAGGCAAAGAGGCACAATAGTGCATACAGATTAGTCGTACTCAGTGAGtaaaaagggagaaaacatttgTGACATTTGCTTGCCTATGCTTAAAACATCTATAGAAAGATGTATAAGAAACTGACATCTGttgatgattaaaaaaagaaagaaagaaagaaactgacatCATTGGTTGCCCGtgagagaaaaactggacagtTGTAGGTAGATATATGATGGATGTACAAGCTTTGGTgcctttttgaattttgaattatgCGAAtgtatttccttttcaaaaaaattatatttaaataattaaaatgacacaagaaaaaatgaaatacatctaAACTTTCTGATCTAGAATGAATTCCCAAGATATATAAGGCTAAGTCAAAAAACGAAGTTCAGtgggtgctcatagctcagtgattagggcaccggccacatgctttggggctggtgggttcgaacctggcccgggcctgctaaccaaaaacaaagaaacaaacaaagaaaaacacttgggaggctgaggcgggtggactgcctgaggtcacaggttcgagaccagcctgtgccagaggaaaacctcatctctaaaaaacagccaggcgttgtggtgggtgcctgtagtctcagctacttgggaggctgaggcaagaggaccacttgaggccaagagtttgaggttgctatgagctaaaaCACTATGGCAAGGtgttctaccaagggtgaccaagtgatgaggccaagagtttgaggttgctgtgagctaaaacactatggcactctaccaagggtgaccaagtgagactctgtctcaaaaataaataaataaaataaaaggggctcagtgcccatagctcagtggttagggtgccagccacatacactgaggttggcgggttcgaacccagcccgggcctgctaaaacaatgacaaaaacaacaaaacagccaagtgttgtggtgggcacctgtagtcccagctacttgagaggctgagacaagagaattgcttaagcccaagagtttgaggttgctgtgagctgtgatgtcatgacactctaccaaggatgacaaagtgagactctgtctcaaaaaaacaaatacataaataaataaaaggggaaagGAATACACAACGTTTGAATGTCTCAAGAAGGATACACAAGAAACTAACCCTAGTGGCTGCTTTTAGTGAGAGGAACAGTAGCTTCAAGGGTGAGGACAACTCATGTTTCACTGCAGGACCATTTGTGCCATTTGAACTGCTTGCTTGTATAAATCAGTAATACATTAAGAAATgttttatgggcagcgcctgtggcttagtcggtaaggcgctggcccatataccgagggtaacgggttcaaacctggccccggccaaactgcaaccaaaaaatagctgggcgttgtgacgggcactgtagtcccagctactcgggaggctgaggcaagagaatcgcttaagcccaggaattggaggttgctgtgagctgtgtgaggccacagcactctaccgagggccataaagtgagactctgtctctacaaaaaaaaaaaaaaatattttatggcatGGCATCTCAGTGTCCCTTGGTTTACCTGCTCCCATCTACTTGGAAAGCAGCTTAGAATCCAGGAACTGCAATCTACAACCTCATGGTTCATTTGGAATTAATTCAGCACTCAGTTTGCCAGGCCCTGCATAATGTGACATTAACATCCTCCAGAAGAGGAGGCTGAAACACAGGGCAGCGCCACTTACCAGTCAGTAAGTAGAAGAGGCTAGATTTAAAGAGACCTTCTTGAGACCCGAGTTCACTCAGGTATGCCACAGCTGTCTCTAGGATAGCGCCCAGTGATCCTTTCTGCTGAGGGTATCAATCATTACCCTCATGCTCCAGGCACAGGCTCAAAAGTGCACACAGCTATACGGGCTACTATCAACTTCCTGTGACATAAGTGATATGGTAACATACGAAAGAGAGGTGCTGAGTGATCCACAGTCCATTTCCctcattttgcaggtgaggaaactcAGGCCCAAAGAGGTTTAGTGACTCACTAAAGACCACACAAGTAAATTACGGGGTGGAGTCGGGACTCCTGCCTCTTGGTCTAGGAACTTTCCTGTAGCATCCAGAACATCACTAAGAAAGTCTGAAAGGATGGCCCTGACTGAGGGCCCTGAGATTAAAGAGCACACGGAGAATCAAAGCAATCCTAAGGATCATAGAACTGTCATGAGGCCAATCCTACCAAACTACCCTGCTACATATTTTAGTTACTTCCTATCAACTGTTTTCCAGACGAGTAACTAAGGCTTTCTGTGGTCATCTTGTTCATATATTTACCTGTTTGCCCCCCACTATTAAGATCATAAactcaggctcggcgcctgtagctcaagcggctagagcgccaaccacatacaccaaggctggcaggttcaaacccagtccaagccagctaaacaacaatgacaactacaacttaaaaatagccaagctttgtagcagatgcctgtagtcccagctacttgggaggcggaggcaagagaattgcttaagcccaagagtttgaggttgctgtgagctgtgatgccatggcactctacccagggcgacagcttgagtatgtctcaaaaaagaaagatcataaaCTCAATGAGGGCCAGCATCCACATCTCCACATCTGTCTGGCTCACTACTCTATCCCTGATACTGAGCACTGTGTATGGTAACATAACCAGAACCCAATACATAACAGttgaatagatgaatggatggttgGATGACTGTGCATCACTGATAAAAAAGCAAGAATAAAGCTGTGGTGCCATATCTGGCTGACACGAGGGCTTTCGCATTCACTTTCACTTTAAGTAGGGTGTCTTGAGCTTACATGTTTCATAAAAATCAGCTGGCCCAGTGGGCACCAGGGAGACAGTTGTAATCACCTAAGATGCAGTCTGATTCAGGAGAGGAGGCACTGCAGGACCTAAGAAGCTATGTGATCTTGAATAAACTATATCCTCATGCTGAGCCTCCAGAGTGAGGCTCAGATTTGATCAGAGGGTCTACTT from Nycticebus coucang isolate mNycCou1 chromosome 21, mNycCou1.pri, whole genome shotgun sequence carries:
- the PLAGL2 gene encoding zinc finger protein PLAGL2 isoform X2, which translates into the protein MATHSAQKPHQCMYCDKMFHRKDHLRNHLQTHDPNKEALHCSECGKNYNTKLGYRRHLAMHAASSGDLSCKVCLQTFESTQALLEHLKAHSRRVAGGVKEKKHPCDHCDRRFYTRKDVRRHLVVHTGRKDFLCQYCAQRFGRKDHLTRHVKKSHSQELLKIKTEPVDMLGLLSCSSTVSVKEELSPVLCMASRDVMGAKAFPGMLPMGMYGAHIPTVPSAGMPHSLVHNTLPMGMSYPLESSPISSPAQLPPKYQLGSTSYLPDKLPKVEVDSFLAELPGSLSLSSAEPQPASPQPAAAAALLDEALLTKSPANLSEALCAANVDFSHLLGFLPLNLPPCNPPGATGGLVMGYSQAEAQPLLTTLQAQPQDSPGAGGPLNFGPLHSLPPVFTSGLSSTTLPRFHQAFQ
- the PLAGL2 gene encoding zinc finger protein PLAGL2 isoform X1, with the protein product MTTFFTSVPPWIQDAKQEEEVGWKLVPRPRGREAESQVKCQCEISGTPFSNGEKLRPHSLPHPEQRPYSCPQLHCGKAFASKYKLYRHMATHSAQKPHQCMYCDKMFHRKDHLRNHLQTHDPNKEALHCSECGKNYNTKLGYRRHLAMHAASSGDLSCKVCLQTFESTQALLEHLKAHSRRVAGGVKEKKHPCDHCDRRFYTRKDVRRHLVVHTGRKDFLCQYCAQRFGRKDHLTRHVKKSHSQELLKIKTEPVDMLGLLSCSSTVSVKEELSPVLCMASRDVMGAKAFPGMLPMGMYGAHIPTVPSAGMPHSLVHNTLPMGMSYPLESSPISSPAQLPPKYQLGSTSYLPDKLPKVEVDSFLAELPGSLSLSSAEPQPASPQPAAAAALLDEALLTKSPANLSEALCAANVDFSHLLGFLPLNLPPCNPPGATGGLVMGYSQAEAQPLLTTLQAQPQDSPGAGGPLNFGPLHSLPPVFTSGLSSTTLPRFHQAFQ